Proteins encoded together in one Verrucomicrobiota bacterium window:
- a CDS encoding alpha/beta hydrolase: MNFQLQCPVLALAAGFAFAARAEAAEPAKPVPRLPRTNLLVFATHAGEVKPVKSVGDWQKRRASVLAGMQDVMGKLPGKEKRAAPDLKVDEEVDCGTYVRRLVSYASEPGCRVPAYLLIPKEVLAGKRKAPAVLCPHPTDNRIGHQVVVGLGGKANRQYAAELAGRGFVTLAPSYPLLANYQPDIKLLGWDSGTLKAVWDNMRGLDLLESLPFVTSRKGFGAVGHSLGGHNSVYTAVFDDRIKVIVSSCGLDSYLDYYGGDPKNWQPERGWCQTRYMLRLANYSGRLQEIPFDFHEMIGALAPRVVFISAPMKDSNFKWDSVDRVAAAAAPVFKLYGKPDNLMVEHPDCDHDFPDAMREKAYKLFEQHLK, encoded by the coding sequence ATGAACTTCCAACTCCAATGCCCCGTGCTCGCGCTTGCCGCGGGCTTCGCGTTCGCCGCGCGCGCTGAAGCCGCCGAACCCGCGAAACCCGTGCCGCGGCTTCCCCGCACGAATCTGCTCGTCTTTGCCACGCACGCGGGCGAGGTGAAGCCCGTCAAGTCCGTCGGCGACTGGCAGAAGCGCCGCGCCTCCGTGCTTGCCGGCATGCAGGACGTCATGGGCAAACTGCCCGGCAAGGAGAAGCGCGCCGCGCCGGACTTGAAGGTGGACGAGGAAGTGGACTGCGGCACCTACGTGCGCCGGCTCGTCAGCTACGCGAGCGAGCCGGGCTGCCGCGTCCCGGCCTACCTGCTCATCCCGAAGGAAGTTCTTGCCGGAAAAAGAAAGGCGCCCGCAGTGCTGTGTCCGCATCCGACCGACAACCGCATCGGCCACCAAGTCGTCGTCGGGCTTGGCGGCAAGGCCAACCGGCAGTATGCGGCCGAGCTCGCCGGGCGCGGCTTCGTCACGCTCGCGCCGTCGTATCCGCTGCTGGCAAATTACCAGCCCGACATCAAGCTGCTCGGCTGGGACAGCGGCACGCTCAAGGCCGTGTGGGACAACATGCGCGGGCTGGACCTGCTTGAATCGCTGCCGTTCGTCACGTCGCGCAAGGGCTTCGGTGCCGTCGGCCATTCGCTCGGCGGGCACAACTCGGTTTACACCGCCGTCTTCGACGACCGCATCAAGGTCATCGTGTCGAGCTGTGGACTGGATTCGTATCTCGACTACTACGGCGGCGACCCGAAGAACTGGCAGCCCGAGCGCGGCTGGTGCCAGACGCGCTACATGCTCCGGCTCGCGAACTACTCCGGCCGGCTGCAGGAAATCCCGTTCGACTTCCACGAGATGATCGGCGCGCTCGCGCCGCGGGTGGTCTTCATCAGCGCGCCGATGAAGGACTCGAACTTCAAGTGGGACAGTGTGGACCGCGTGGCCGCAGCCGCGGCGCCGGTGTTCAAGCTCTACGGCAAGCCGGACAACCTGATGGTGGAGCATCCCGACTGCGACCACGACTTCCCCGATGCCATGCGCGAGAAGGCCTACAAGCTCTTCGAGCAGCATTTGAAGTGA
- a CDS encoding sulfite oxidase-like oxidoreductase, which produces MKAGYIARKERWARKMAGQEKPAVRSSDRLPPGQRQVHNFPVLDLGIHPDVPPDKWELKIHGHVENPVTLSWQDFMALPQFTDVSDFHCVTTWSQFDMEFSGVAFFTLADLVRPKPDATHVFFKGYDGYSTNNPLDACLDDDVLVAHSWNGKPIPVEHGGPARVILPKRYAWKGAKFVSEIEFLDEDKPGFWEVRGYSNTADPWTEDRFS; this is translated from the coding sequence ATGAAGGCCGGCTACATCGCGCGCAAGGAACGCTGGGCGCGGAAGATGGCCGGCCAGGAAAAGCCCGCCGTGCGCTCGTCGGACCGGTTGCCGCCGGGCCAGCGGCAGGTGCACAACTTCCCCGTGCTCGACCTCGGCATCCATCCGGACGTGCCGCCCGACAAATGGGAGCTGAAGATTCACGGCCACGTCGAAAACCCCGTCACGCTCTCGTGGCAGGACTTCATGGCGCTGCCGCAGTTCACGGACGTGAGCGACTTTCACTGCGTGACGACGTGGAGCCAGTTCGACATGGAGTTCAGCGGGGTGGCGTTCTTCACGCTCGCGGACCTCGTGCGGCCCAAGCCGGACGCGACGCACGTGTTCTTCAAGGGCTACGACGGCTACTCGACGAACAACCCGCTCGACGCGTGCCTCGACGACGACGTGCTCGTGGCGCATTCGTGGAACGGCAAGCCCATCCCGGTCGAGCACGGCGGCCCGGCACGCGTCATCCTCCCCAAGCGCTACGCGTGGAAGGGCGCGAAGTTCGTGAGCGAGATTGAGTTCCTCGACGAGGACAAGCCGGGTTTCTGGGAAGTGCGCGGCTACTCGAACACGGCGGACCCGTGGACGGAGGACAGGTTTTCGTGA
- a CDS encoding SMP-30/gluconolactonase/LRE family protein, giving the protein MNPLPPLPCAALAVLWGWSVAFAAEEPLWTAKPLTKPGEFTPGIEGPACDREGNIYAVNFAKQQTIGRTTPDGKSEVFITLPGKSTGNGIVFDRAGIMFVADYVGHNVLQIDPVTKTLSVFAHEPRMNQPNDLALAPDGTLWASDPNWKESTGQVWRIGTNGKVTLAAPGMGTSNGIEVSPDGKTLYVNESVQRNVWAFTIAADGTLKDKRLLRKFEDHGFDGMRADADGNLFITRYGKGVVAVMSPKGEVLREVDVLGKQPSNICFGGPDGRTAYVTEVQHTRLVAFRTDKPGLAWVKGRK; this is encoded by the coding sequence ATGAATCCACTTCCGCCCCTGCCGTGCGCCGCGCTGGCCGTGCTTTGGGGTTGGTCTGTCGCCTTCGCCGCCGAGGAACCGCTTTGGACCGCCAAGCCCCTCACCAAGCCCGGCGAGTTCACGCCCGGCATCGAGGGGCCGGCGTGCGACCGCGAGGGGAACATCTACGCGGTGAACTTCGCGAAGCAGCAGACCATCGGCCGCACCACGCCGGACGGGAAGTCCGAGGTCTTCATCACGCTGCCGGGCAAGAGCACGGGCAACGGCATCGTGTTCGACCGCGCGGGCATCATGTTCGTCGCGGATTACGTCGGGCACAACGTGCTGCAAATTGACCCGGTCACGAAGACCCTCAGCGTGTTCGCACACGAGCCGAGGATGAACCAGCCGAATGACCTCGCGCTCGCGCCCGACGGCACGCTCTGGGCGAGCGACCCGAATTGGAAGGAAAGCACCGGCCAGGTCTGGCGCATCGGCACCAACGGCAAGGTCACGCTCGCCGCGCCCGGCATGGGCACGAGCAACGGCATCGAGGTCAGCCCCGACGGCAAAACGCTCTACGTGAACGAGAGCGTCCAGCGCAACGTGTGGGCCTTCACCATCGCGGCCGATGGCACGCTCAAGGACAAGCGGCTGCTCAGGAAATTCGAGGACCACGGCTTTGACGGCATGCGCGCGGATGCCGACGGCAACCTCTTCATCACACGCTACGGCAAGGGCGTGGTGGCGGTCATGTCGCCCAAGGGCGAGGTGTTGCGCGAGGTGGACGTGCTGGGCAAGCAGCCGAGCAACATCTGCTTCGGCGGGCCGGATGGCCGCACGGCTTACGTGACGGAAGTGCAGCACACGCGGCTCGTGGCGTTTCGCACGGACAAGCCCGGGTTGGCGTGGGTGAAGGGGAGAAAATGA
- the mutS gene encoding DNA mismatch repair protein MutS, protein MMAQYRRIKAELPKDALLLFRLGDFYEMFFDDAVEGARILNLALTRRQAIPMCGLPHHAANGYIARLLRAGRKVAICDQLEDAKPGKLVKRDVTQILSPGTHFDERMLTAERNNFLAAVHAVGSMFGIACVDLTTGDFKTTELGSEAELLTELERLRPTEVIHPGEAASLRALLQHASRILVGHDDWTFAPETAVFTVREHFKVASLDGFGLKDRVAATGAAGAVLHYLTQQLRRDVKHLTRLSFYQCRDFLVLDATTLRNLEILEPLHRDAPRNTSLFGALNRTVTPMGARRLRDWLTQPLAAVEPIHRRQDAVQSWLDHTAALDAFRAKLAAVRDLERTISRLSVGTGNARDLIALRMALEQLPGLRETLASVGGPGSTPAVIEEGGAQAEPRPPSPVAGLASQVTEMPALVELIGRAIMEDAPLALKEGGIIRDGFDAALDELRTAMRGGKDWIAKLQQDEITRTGIASLKVRFNSVFGYYIEVTKSNLDKVPADYVRKQTVANGERFFTPALKEMESRILGAEERATKLEYDLFLKVREQVLGCLRAIQQTAGALAQLDALAGFAESARHFNYCRPEVGDEGRIVIRDGRHPVLDQALVEERFVPNDTLLGSSGRQSAPVEANESQSRLTSAATESPQIALITGPNMAGKSTYIRQVALLALLAHTGSFIPAASARVDLVDRIFTRIGASDDLARGQSTFMVEMSETANILNNATPRSLIILDEIGRGTSTFDGLSLAWSIVEHLHNAVGAKSLFATHYHELTELAGKLGRVRNFNVAVREWRDSIVFLRKIVAGGTDKSYGIQVARLAGVPREVIERAKVILGNLEESELTPEGDVRPSRREQDRARLKSIAPSPQMDLFS, encoded by the coding sequence ATGATGGCGCAGTATCGCCGCATCAAGGCCGAGCTGCCCAAGGACGCGCTGCTCCTGTTCCGGCTTGGCGACTTCTACGAGATGTTCTTCGACGACGCGGTCGAAGGGGCGCGCATCCTCAACCTCGCGCTCACGCGCCGGCAGGCCATCCCGATGTGCGGCCTGCCGCATCACGCCGCCAACGGCTACATCGCGCGCCTCCTGCGCGCCGGCCGCAAGGTCGCCATCTGTGATCAGCTCGAGGACGCCAAGCCCGGCAAGCTCGTCAAGCGCGATGTGACGCAAATCCTCTCGCCCGGCACGCACTTCGATGAACGGATGCTCACGGCCGAGCGCAACAACTTCCTCGCCGCCGTGCACGCCGTCGGCTCGATGTTTGGCATCGCGTGCGTGGATCTCACGACCGGCGACTTCAAGACGACCGAACTCGGCAGCGAGGCGGAGCTGCTCACGGAACTCGAACGGCTCCGGCCCACGGAAGTGATCCATCCCGGCGAGGCGGCATCGCTGCGCGCGCTGTTGCAGCACGCGTCGCGCATCCTCGTCGGGCACGACGACTGGACCTTCGCGCCGGAAACGGCCGTGTTCACGGTGCGTGAGCACTTCAAGGTCGCGTCCCTCGACGGCTTCGGCCTCAAGGACCGCGTTGCCGCCACGGGCGCGGCGGGCGCGGTGCTGCATTATCTCACGCAGCAGTTGCGGCGCGACGTGAAGCACCTCACGCGGCTGTCGTTTTACCAGTGCCGTGACTTCCTCGTGCTCGACGCCACGACGCTGCGCAATCTGGAAATCCTCGAGCCGCTGCATCGCGACGCGCCGCGGAACACGTCGCTCTTCGGCGCGCTCAACCGGACGGTCACGCCGATGGGCGCGCGCCGCCTGCGCGACTGGCTCACGCAACCGCTCGCCGCCGTCGAGCCCATCCACCGCCGGCAGGACGCCGTGCAATCATGGCTCGACCACACCGCGGCGCTCGACGCATTCCGCGCGAAGCTCGCCGCCGTGCGCGACCTCGAGCGGACGATCAGCCGGCTCTCGGTGGGCACCGGCAACGCGCGCGACCTGATCGCGCTGCGCATGGCGCTGGAGCAGTTGCCGGGATTGCGGGAGACGCTCGCCAGCGTGGGAGGGCCGGGTTCCACGCCGGCCGTGATCGAAGAGGGGGGGGCGCAGGCGGAACCGCGTCCGCCCAGCCCGGTCGCCGGGCTCGCCTCGCAAGTGACGGAGATGCCCGCCCTCGTCGAGCTGATCGGCCGGGCCATCATGGAGGATGCGCCGCTGGCGTTGAAGGAAGGCGGCATCATCCGCGACGGCTTCGACGCCGCGCTCGACGAACTTCGCACTGCGATGCGCGGCGGCAAGGATTGGATCGCGAAACTGCAGCAGGACGAGATCACACGCACCGGCATTGCGTCGCTGAAGGTCCGATTCAATTCCGTCTTCGGCTACTACATCGAGGTGACGAAGTCGAACCTCGACAAGGTGCCGGCTGATTACGTGCGCAAGCAGACCGTCGCGAACGGCGAGCGGTTCTTCACGCCGGCGCTCAAGGAAATGGAGTCGCGCATCCTCGGCGCCGAGGAGCGCGCGACGAAGCTCGAATACGACCTCTTCCTGAAAGTGCGCGAGCAGGTGCTCGGCTGCCTGCGCGCCATCCAGCAGACCGCGGGCGCGCTCGCGCAACTCGATGCGCTCGCGGGCTTCGCCGAATCCGCGCGCCACTTCAACTACTGCCGGCCCGAAGTCGGCGACGAGGGCCGCATCGTGATCCGCGACGGCCGGCATCCCGTGCTCGACCAGGCGCTCGTGGAGGAACGCTTCGTGCCGAATGACACCTTGCTGGGGAGCAGCGGACGTCAGTCCGCCCCGGTCGAAGCGAATGAGAGCCAGAGCCGACTGACGTCGGCTGCCACGGAATCGCCCCAGATCGCGTTGATCACCGGGCCGAACATGGCGGGCAAAAGCACCTACATCCGGCAGGTGGCGTTGCTCGCGTTGCTCGCGCACACGGGCAGCTTCATCCCTGCGGCGTCGGCGCGTGTGGACCTCGTGGACCGCATCTTCACGCGCATCGGCGCGAGCGACGATCTCGCGCGCGGGCAGAGCACGTTCATGGTGGAGATGAGCGAGACGGCGAACATCCTCAACAACGCCACGCCGCGCAGCCTCATCATCCTCGACGAGATCGGACGCGGCACGAGCACGTTCGACGGGCTCTCGCTCGCGTGGAGCATCGTCGAGCACCTGCACAACGCCGTTGGCGCGAAGTCCCTCTTCGCCACGCACTATCACGAGTTGACCGAGCTCGCGGGAAAGCTCGGTCGCGTGCGGAACTTCAACGTGGCCGTTCGCGAGTGGCGCGACTCCATCGTTTTCTTGCGCAAGATCGTCGCGGGCGGCACGGACAAGAGCTACGGCATCCAGGTCGCGCGGCTCGCGGGCGTGCCGCGCGAGGTGATCGAGCGCGCGAAGGTGATTCTCGGCAACCTCGAGGAGAGCGAACTCACGCCCGAGGGGGACGTCCGCCCATCGCGCCGCGAGCAGGACCGCGCGAGGCTCAAGTCCATCGCGCCCTCGCCGCAGATGGATTTGTTCTCATGA
- a CDS encoding DNA-directed RNA polymerase subunit omega, protein MNSELAKRALDKVGNPNILINYISRRVRQLNSGSRPLMAETAGLGLADIALIELLEEKMAFEMIEPAPAAAAPAKKRKKH, encoded by the coding sequence ATGAACAGCGAACTGGCAAAACGAGCCCTCGACAAGGTCGGCAACCCCAACATCCTGATCAATTACATCTCCCGCCGCGTGCGGCAGCTCAACTCGGGCAGCCGTCCGCTGATGGCCGAGACTGCGGGCCTTGGCCTGGCGGACATCGCCTTGATTGAGCTGCTCGAGGAGAAGATGGCTTTCGAGATGATCGAGCCGGCGCCGGCCGCCGCGGCGCCCGCCAAGAAGCGCAAGAAACACTGA
- the smpB gene encoding SsrA-binding protein SmpB codes for MADIVTNPKARRDFHILDTYEAGLVLRGTEVKSLRAGRGQIGDAFARVDADEVWLFNAHIEEYSHGNLLNHAPKAPRKLLLRRQEIRKLAELTRVKGNALVPLALYWKEGKVKVRLGVGKGKLEFDKREDLKQREADLEMKRARMSRMKGR; via the coding sequence ATGGCCGACATCGTGACCAACCCGAAGGCGCGGCGCGACTTTCACATCCTGGACACTTACGAGGCGGGCCTCGTGTTGCGGGGCACGGAGGTCAAGTCGCTGCGCGCGGGTCGCGGCCAGATTGGGGATGCCTTTGCGCGGGTGGACGCGGACGAAGTCTGGCTGTTCAACGCGCACATCGAGGAGTATTCCCACGGCAACCTGCTCAACCACGCGCCGAAGGCACCACGCAAACTGCTGTTGCGCCGGCAGGAAATCCGCAAGCTCGCCGAACTCACGCGGGTGAAGGGCAATGCGCTCGTGCCGCTCGCACTCTATTGGAAGGAGGGCAAGGTGAAGGTCCGGCTCGGCGTCGGAAAGGGAAAGCTGGAGTTCGACAAGCGCGAGGACCTCAAGCAGCGCGAGGCGGACTTGGAAATGAAACGGGCTCGAATGTCCCGGATGAAGGGCCGGTGA
- a CDS encoding 50S ribosomal protein L28: protein MAKICYFTGKRPVRGNHIWRSGKAKKSGGIGTHITAITKRRFYPNLKRVRALVNGRVMRIRVATSAIKKGLVIKPFKRTWKKPEAPRPA from the coding sequence ATGGCAAAAATCTGCTACTTCACTGGCAAACGCCCGGTCAGGGGCAACCACATCTGGCGCAGCGGCAAGGCGAAGAAGTCCGGCGGCATCGGCACGCACATCACCGCGATCACCAAGCGGCGATTCTATCCCAATCTTAAGCGCGTCCGGGCCCTCGTAAACGGGCGCGTGATGAGAATCCGGGTCGCGACGAGCGCCATCAAAAAAGGCCTGGTCATCAAGCCGTTCAAGCGCACTTGGAAAAAGCCCGAGGCGCCCAGGCCCGCGTAG
- a CDS encoding NAD(P)H-hydrate dehydratase, translating to MPLPVLSVAQMREWETATWSLGVSQESVMRRAGAAVAARVCQLTRPGESVLVLAGRGHNGDDARFAAEGLAERAVRLVNVTDPVAAAAEVRIAPAALVVDGLLGIGLNRPLDAAWNGLHRTINSRGCPVLAVDVPSGLDADTGEARGDVLRATVTVTFGAVKRGLLRTDAVPLIGRLELAHDIGLAPCPFLEADVNWTLATDFGGFPPGRCVSGHKGTFGHVVIVAGSLGFHGAAVLAASGALRAMPGLVTVLTTDAAFIPVASQISQAMVRPWKAGAALPASCSAVVFGPGLAGDDVPPGLREAMTRLWREANLPVVADASALDWLPAERIPSGSTRVITPHPGEAARLLGQSVPRVQSDRPAAVRELSRRLGGCHVVLKGHQTLCGAAFGPVIVNPTGNPGLAQGGTGDVLAGYLGGLLAQPGADASMAMRYAVFQHGRAADELSARGGAWTVAGLLARLGGTG from the coding sequence ATGCCGTTGCCGGTGCTGAGCGTCGCGCAGATGCGCGAGTGGGAAACCGCGACATGGTCGCTCGGCGTCTCGCAGGAGTCCGTGATGCGTCGCGCGGGCGCTGCGGTCGCCGCGCGCGTCTGCCAGCTCACCCGACCCGGCGAGTCGGTGCTCGTGCTCGCGGGGCGCGGTCACAACGGCGACGACGCGCGCTTTGCCGCGGAGGGTCTTGCCGAGAGGGCCGTGCGGCTCGTGAACGTGACCGACCCGGTCGCGGCGGCTGCCGAGGTCCGGATCGCGCCCGCGGCGCTTGTGGTGGACGGGCTTTTGGGAATCGGGTTGAACCGCCCGCTCGATGCCGCGTGGAACGGACTTCATCGCACAATCAACTCACGCGGATGTCCGGTGCTCGCGGTGGACGTGCCGAGCGGGTTGGACGCGGACACGGGCGAGGCGCGCGGCGACGTGTTGCGCGCCACCGTCACGGTCACGTTTGGCGCCGTGAAGCGCGGCCTCCTTCGCACGGACGCGGTCCCGCTGATCGGCCGGCTGGAACTCGCCCATGACATCGGCCTTGCGCCGTGTCCGTTTCTCGAAGCGGACGTGAACTGGACGCTCGCCACGGATTTCGGCGGTTTCCCGCCGGGACGTTGCGTCTCGGGACACAAAGGGACCTTCGGCCACGTCGTGATTGTGGCGGGCAGCCTCGGCTTTCATGGCGCGGCGGTGCTCGCGGCTTCGGGTGCGCTTCGCGCGATGCCGGGACTCGTCACGGTGCTGACGACGGACGCGGCTTTCATCCCGGTTGCTTCGCAGATTTCGCAAGCAATGGTCCGGCCGTGGAAGGCGGGCGCGGCGCTGCCCGCCTCGTGCTCCGCCGTGGTGTTCGGCCCCGGGCTTGCCGGCGACGACGTGCCACCGGGGTTGCGCGAGGCCATGACACGGCTATGGCGCGAAGCAAATCTGCCGGTCGTCGCCGACGCCAGCGCGCTCGACTGGCTGCCCGCGGAACGGATTCCCTCCGGCTCGACGCGCGTCATCACGCCGCACCCCGGCGAAGCGGCGCGTCTGCTCGGGCAATCCGTTCCGCGCGTGCAATCCGACCGGCCCGCCGCCGTGCGCGAACTCTCTCGCCGCCTCGGCGGCTGTCACGTCGTGTTGAAGGGGCACCAGACGTTGTGCGGTGCCGCCTTCGGGCCGGTGATAGTGAATCCGACCGGCAATCCCGGCCTCGCGCAGGGCGGCACCGGCGACGTGCTCGCGGGATACCTCGGCGGCCTGCTCGCCCAGCCCGGAGCCGATGCGTCGATGGCGATGCGATACGCGGTGTTCCAGCACGGACGCGCGGCCGATGAACTTTCGGCGCGCGGCGGCGCGTGGACGGTTGCCGGCCTGCTCGCGCGCCTCGGCGGCACCGGCTAG
- a CDS encoding nucleoside monophosphate kinase, with protein MRYRTVLLFGAPGAGKGTQGKILGSVPGFFHCACGDVFRNLTVDNELGRKFVEYSSRGELVPDEYTVKLWRQNIEASTVAGRFNPERDVLVLDGIPRTVAQAELLKDTLDVRAILYLSCPDTNRMIERLQRRALRENRLDDANLDVIKHRLDVYRQETKPVLDYYGEDLVHTVDATQRPVEVLGDILNYVTKC; from the coding sequence ATGCGTTACCGGACCGTCCTCCTCTTCGGGGCGCCCGGCGCCGGCAAGGGCACACAGGGGAAAATCCTCGGCAGCGTCCCCGGCTTCTTCCACTGCGCCTGCGGAGACGTTTTCCGAAATCTCACCGTGGACAACGAACTCGGCCGCAAGTTCGTCGAGTATTCCAGCCGCGGCGAACTTGTCCCCGACGAATACACCGTCAAACTCTGGCGGCAGAACATCGAGGCCAGCACGGTCGCCGGACGGTTCAACCCCGAGCGCGACGTGCTCGTGCTCGACGGCATCCCGCGCACTGTCGCGCAGGCTGAGTTGCTCAAGGACACCCTCGACGTCCGCGCCATCCTCTACCTCTCCTGCCCCGACACCAATCGGATGATCGAGCGGCTCCAGCGCCGCGCGCTCCGCGAGAACCGCCTCGACGACGCCAACCTCGACGTCATCAAGCACCGCCTGGATGTCTATCGCCAGGAGACCAAGCCCGTGCTCGACTATTACGGCGAGGACCTCGTCCACACCGTGGACGCCACCCAACGCCCCGTCGAAGTGCTCGGCGACATCCTCAATTACGTGACGAAGTGCTGA
- a CDS encoding methionyl-tRNA formyltransferase: protein MGTADIARPALEAFARDPAFHLLAAVSQPDKPRGRDLQLQQTPVKAAAVALGLPVLQPARARDASFLAQLRELAPDLIVVFAYGQLLPRALLDIPRHGCLNIHTSLLPRWRGAAPIQWALLAGDTETGVTLMKMDAGLDTGPILATRTTPIAPEDNAQTLHDRLAALGAELAVQTIPRYVAGDLAPRPQPAGGVTHARKISKADGRLDWTQPSRALWNQVRAFTPWPSAFTFLPADGKPRLLKIWQARDDDAPPPAVAAPGTVLSADKTGILIACGQGALRLLSVQREGSRRMNAQEFLTGHSVVPGTILASASPSSAGSA, encoded by the coding sequence ATGGGCACGGCCGACATCGCCCGGCCCGCGCTTGAGGCGTTCGCGCGCGACCCCGCCTTCCATCTCCTTGCCGCCGTCTCCCAGCCCGACAAGCCCCGCGGCCGCGACCTCCAGCTCCAGCAGACACCCGTCAAAGCCGCCGCCGTCGCCCTCGGCCTGCCCGTGCTCCAGCCCGCGCGCGCCCGCGATGCGTCCTTCCTCGCGCAACTCCGGGAACTCGCCCCCGACCTCATTGTGGTCTTCGCCTATGGTCAACTTCTTCCGCGAGCCTTGCTCGACATCCCGCGGCACGGCTGCCTGAACATCCACACCTCGCTCCTCCCGCGCTGGCGCGGCGCCGCGCCCATCCAGTGGGCCCTGCTCGCGGGTGACACCGAAACCGGAGTGACCTTGATGAAAATGGATGCCGGCCTCGACACCGGCCCCATCCTCGCCACGCGCACCACGCCGATCGCTCCCGAGGACAACGCGCAAACCCTCCACGACCGCCTCGCCGCGCTGGGCGCGGAACTCGCCGTGCAAACCATCCCGCGCTACGTCGCCGGCGACCTTGCGCCGCGACCGCAACCGGCCGGTGGCGTCACCCACGCGCGCAAGATTTCCAAGGCCGACGGCCGCCTCGACTGGACGCAGCCCTCGCGTGCGCTGTGGAATCAGGTCCGCGCTTTCACCCCGTGGCCCTCGGCGTTCACGTTCCTTCCCGCGGACGGCAAGCCGCGCCTCCTGAAAATCTGGCAGGCCCGCGACGACGACGCACCGCCGCCTGCCGTCGCCGCGCCCGGCACGGTGCTTTCGGCCGACAAGACCGGCATCTTGATCGCGTGCGGCCAAGGGGCGCTCCGGCTTCTCTCCGTGCAACGCGAAGGCAGCCGCCGGATGAACGCGCAGGAATTCCTCACAGGCCACTCCGTCGTTCCAGGCACAATCCTCGCGTCCGCATCACCTTCCTCCGCCGGTTCGGCCTGA
- a CDS encoding DUF1080 domain-containing protein, translating into MKSPLPLRVAILTTAAAAAVVFTAALPAGGGADEPGFVPMFNGRDLSGWVPVNVAPETFTVKNGLIHCTGIPTGTMRTERMYENFIIELEWRHMKPGGNSGLFLWGDPISAAGTPFSRGIEVQILDTGYGEGNAARNVSFTTHGDIFPIHGAKMTPLGRVSKGGRAFPTEDRTKPSPEWNHYRVVATNGTVSLSVNGKEVSTSRDCIPRKGYLCLESEGSEIHFRNVRIKELPASNATPEQTARAYDGFVSLYTGVDLRNFKADPGHAGHWTPRDWTLNYDGKSEAADKNLWSEKPLRDFALVVDWRPSKPLTGVPLPVILPGGDDALDADKLRAALGPRLDARKSGQWHRFQITRKGSALSVTLDGQALVENLPVKSAPSGPFALRHDGAAAQFASVFVKELK; encoded by the coding sequence ATGAAAAGCCCGCTTCCACTCCGCGTTGCAATCCTCACAACCGCCGCTGCTGCTGCCGTCGTCTTCACCGCGGCTCTGCCCGCCGGGGGTGGTGCGGATGAACCGGGTTTCGTCCCCATGTTCAACGGCCGCGACCTCTCAGGCTGGGTGCCCGTGAACGTCGCGCCCGAGACTTTCACCGTGAAGAACGGGCTCATCCACTGCACCGGCATCCCCACCGGCACCATGCGCACCGAGCGGATGTATGAGAACTTCATCATCGAGCTCGAATGGCGCCACATGAAGCCCGGCGGCAATTCCGGCCTCTTCCTCTGGGGCGACCCCATCTCCGCCGCGGGCACGCCCTTCTCGCGCGGCATCGAGGTGCAAATCCTCGACACCGGTTACGGCGAGGGCAATGCCGCCCGCAACGTCTCCTTCACCACTCACGGCGACATCTTTCCCATTCACGGCGCGAAGATGACCCCGCTCGGCCGCGTGTCCAAGGGCGGCCGCGCCTTCCCCACCGAGGACCGCACCAAGCCTTCGCCCGAGTGGAACCACTACCGCGTCGTCGCCACCAACGGCACCGTGAGTCTCTCGGTCAACGGCAAGGAAGTCAGCACCAGCCGCGACTGCATCCCGCGCAAGGGTTACCTCTGCCTTGAGAGCGAGGGCAGCGAGATTCACTTCCGCAACGTCCGCATCAAGGAACTGCCCGCCTCCAACGCCACTCCCGAGCAAACCGCGCGCGCCTACGACGGCTTCGTTTCGCTCTACACCGGCGTGGACCTGCGCAACTTCAAGGCCGACCCCGGCCACGCCGGCCACTGGACGCCTCGCGACTGGACCCTCAACTACGACGGCAAAAGCGAGGCCGCCGACAAAAACCTGTGGAGCGAGAAACCGCTGAGAGACTTCGCCCTCGTGGTGGACTGGCGGCCCTCCAAGCCGCTGACGGGCGTGCCGCTGCCGGTGATCCTGCCGGGCGGCGACGACGCGCTCGACGCCGACAAACTGCGCGCCGCGCTCGGGCCCCGGCTCGACGCGCGGAAGTCCGGCCAGTGGCACCGGTTTCAGATCACCCGCAAGGGGAGCGCGCTCTCGGTGACGCTCGACGGCCAGGCTCTTGTCGAAAACCTGCCCGTCAAGTCCGCGCCGTCCGGACCCTTCGCCCTCCGGCACGACGGAGCCGCCGCCCAATTCGCGAGCGTGTTCGTGAAGGAATTGAAGTAG